A part of Ziziphus jujuba cultivar Dongzao chromosome 8, ASM3175591v1 genomic DNA contains:
- the LOC107423668 gene encoding uncharacterized protein LOC107423668, which translates to MRSVNNSVETINAAASAIVSAETRAQPTAVPKRRWGSCWSLYWCFGSHKNTKRISHAVLVPEQVVPGAAVPAAENQIPSTAVVLPFIAPPSSPASFLQSDPPSATQSPAGLLSLTSLSVNAYSPGGPASIFAIGPYAYETQLVSPPVFSTFTTEPSTAPFTPPPESVQLTTPSSPEVPFAQLLTSSLDRTRRNNGTNQKFALSHCEFQPYQPYPGSPGGQLISPGSVISNSGTSSPFPDRHPILEFRMGEAPRLLGFEHFTTRKWGSRLGSGSITPDGLGLGSRLGSGCLTPDGNGLGSRIGSGSLTPNGAGLASRLGSGCLTPDGVGPASGDSFPMENQISEVASLANSESGCQLDGNVINHRVSFELTGEDVARCLANKSMASVRTASDPLKDTPSECGVKKDRMISTGTDHFSESCVEETSVELPENDHGEWEDQCYRKHRSITLGSIKEFNFDSTKSEFSDKPTNGSEWWANEKVAGKESKPGNGWTFFPILQPGVS; encoded by the exons ATGAGAAGCGTTAACAACAGCGTGGAGACCATCAACGCTGCTGCTTCTGCTATAGTCTCAGCCGAGACTCGAGCCCAACCCACCGCCGTTCCT AAAAGAAGATGGGGTAGCTGCTGGAGTCTCTACTGGTGTTTTGGATCGCATAAAAACACCAAGCGAATTAGCCATGCTGTCCTTGTTCCTGAACAAGTGGTGCCAGGAGCTGCAGTCCCTGCAGCTGAAAACCAAATCCCATCAACAGCCGTTGTGCTTCCGTTCATTGCCCCTCCTTCTTCTCCTGCATCCTTCCTCCAATCAGATCCTCCATCAGCTACACAATCTCCAGCTGGACTGCTGTCATTGACTTCTCTTTCTGTCAATGCCTACTCTCCGGGTGGACCTGCATCCATATTTGCCATAGGTCCTTATGCATATGAGACTCAGTTAGTATCTCCGCCTGTATTTTCTACTTTCACCACTGAACCATCCACTGCTCCTTTCACTCCCCCACCAGAATCTGTGCAACTGACCACACCTTCATCGCCAGAAGTTCCATTTGCTCAACTTCTGACGTCATCACTGGATCGAACTCGTAGAAACAATGGAACCAATCAGAAGTTTGCATTATCCCATTGTGAATTTCAGCCTTACCAACCATATCCAGGAAGCCCAGGTGGTCAGCTCATATCACCAGGATCAGTTATCTCAAACTCTGGTACATCTTCTCCTTTCCCTGATAGACACCCTATTCTTGAGTTCCGCATGGGGGAAGCCCCCAGGCTCCTTGGTTTTGAACATTTTACCACTCGTAAGTGGGGTTCAAGGCTGGGTTCTGGTTCAATAACACCAGATGGTCTAGGGCTGGGTTCAAGGCTGGGTTCTGGGTGTTTGACACCAGATGGTAATGGACTAGGATCGAGGATTGGTTCTGGATCTTTGACACCAAATGGTGCAGGGCTGGCTTCTAGGTtaggttctggatgtttgacACCTGATGGTGTGGGGCCTGCCTCAGGAGACAGCTTCCCTATGGAGAACCAAATATCTGAGGTGGCATCCCTTGCCAACTCAGAAAGTGGATGCCAACTTGATGGAAATGTAATTAATCATAGAGTGTCATTTGAGTTAACTGGTGAAGATGTTGCTCGCTGTCTTGCAAATAAATCCATGGCATCGGTTAGAACTGCATCAGACCCACTGAAGGATACGCCATCAGAATGTGGAGTGAAAAAGGACAGGATGATATCAACAGGTACTGATCATTTCAGCGAGTCGTGTGTTGAAGAAACTTCCGTTGAATTGCCAGAAAATGATCATGGAGAATGGGAGGATCAGTGCTACCGAAAGCATCGATCCATCACTCTTGGGTCAATAAAGGAATTCAATTTTGACAGCACAAAGTCAGAATTTTCAGATAAGCCTACCAATGGCTCAGAGTGGTGGGCTAATGAAAAAGTAGCTGGAAAGGAATCTAAGCCTGGCAACGGTTGGACTTTCTTTCCCATTTTGCAGCCAGGAGTCAGCTAA